The genomic window GCAATTACCCTGCTCAAGTACTCCAGGTTGATCTGGTGTATTATACCCTTACCCGGTGGCACGACCCTGAGGTTGTTGAACGCCCCTTGTGCCCACTTGAGGAACTTGTATCTCTCGGCGTTCCTCTCGAACTCCTTCTTCATGTTTAGACTCAGGGAGTACTCTGTGCCGTAGTAGTCGACCTGCACTGAGTGGTCTATGACCAAGTCTGACTGGACTACGGGGTTCACGAGCTCGGGGTCTTTCCCAAGCCTCTTGAGCTCGGACCTCATTGCAGCCAGGTCCACCAGGAGGGGCACTCCAGTGTAGTCCTGCATTATCACCCTGGTCGGCATGATGGTTATGTCCTTCCCCACCTTCCTGCCCAACAGGTTTTCTAGGCTATCCTTTCCCACCTTTTCCCCTAGGTTTCTGCCCACGTTCTCCACGAGGACCTTTAGGGAGAAGGGGAAGTTGTCAACTCCTAGCTTTTTGATGGAGTAATACTCGTAATTCCCAAGTTTCTCCATAAGACTAGGTTCGGCACGGAGTTAAAAAGCAAATCCTAGAAAACTTAATTTCTAGGCGGAGTACCATACATTGTGGAGTTGTCAAGCCTCTGCAATAAGGTTAAGGCATTGGGCTATTTCGGCTCCTTTGCCAGGGACGAATACGTTGAGGGGATCTCAGATGTCAACGTCTTCGCAGTGACCAGCGACAAGTCTGTCCTTTTGGAGTTGGCAAGCGAGGGATACTCCCCCCTAGTGGTCTCAGAGGAGGAGTTAGAAGGAATGTGCAGGGAAGGGGACCCCATCTGTTACTACCTGCTAATGGACTCTAAGGTGGTCTGCGGCGATCTGAAGGTGAACTTCGTTAAGACTCCCCACACTTGTGAAAGGTTGAGGAAGCAAATACAGAGCTTTCTAAAGATGAGCATTGAGGGCTACAAGAGAGGTGACGAGGTGAGCGCCCTCAGCAACGCCTACAAGAGCTTTAGGTCACTGATCCAGTGGAAAAAATGTCTGATTAGCGACAATATACCCCTGTCCAAGGCGGATCTTGAGAGCTCGTGCAGTGAACTTGGCCTCGAGTGCGACGTTTTCGAGGACCTGCTGAGGCTGAGGGATACCAAGACCCCAATCACGATCTGGAGCATAAACAAGCTGTACAACGTCTTGAAGAAGTACGTTGAACTCCCATTTCCTTCTCCTGCTGAAGAAGCTTTCGGGAAGAAGTAAACCTTTTAATTCTTCATGAAGAATATTTAATTATGGCAGAAGAACAGAGGGATATTGAAAGGGCTGAAGAATACGTCCAGTTAACTCCTAGAACTACTGCTCTAGGTGGGAACAAGTTCGAGCTGTCGACTGGGCTTATAATTGCTGCTAGGTACGCGGACAAGCTGAGAAGGGTAGCGCTAGTTGCCCTAAGCAAGATAGCCCCCAGGGACGTGATCATAAGAGACATCTCGGAGCTCAACAAGAAGCTCTTCGACGAGATAACTCAGAAGAACATAGGCAAACTAGACGTGATAAGGCTAGTAGTTGTTGCAGAGTACGAGCCTGAAGAGAAGAAGATCAAGTTCGAGAACGTACAGATTCAAAGGTTCTACACGGAGGAACAGTGCAAGAAGATGCAGGAAGACGTAGTAAAGGAGAACCAGAGGCTCAAGGAGGAGCTAGATAGCGTCAAAAAAGAGATCCAACACCTCATGTCGATAATAAAGTGAAAAGGGGGAAAAAGAATTGTTTTTAGTCTTTATCCCTTGATCAACCCTATTACGAAGCCTATTATGAACGCTATGGAGTTGTACGGCAGGAAGTTAATGTAACTGTTAACTTCTCCCTCAGCTTGCGTCAGCTTCTGGCCCAGTGCAACAAGGGCGTGTTCAACCGTCGTGGGGGACAGGGCGCCTATCGCTATGAGGATGATTATTATGGCAAGTATCGTCAAGCCTATCTTCACGGCGTTCTTGACTATGTAACCCACTAGAAGGCCTATGATGAAGGTGACTATCAGCGAGATAACGTCTGCTGTAGTTAAGGAAGAGATTGAAGGGTCAAAGGACATAAACAGTTCACTCTTCAGAATAATATTGTAGACAACCTTATAAATTTTGACGTCTTGGTAAAGCCTATGAAGGTTGTTAAGTACCATCTCAAGGCCAAGGTTCAAGCGGGAGGAAAGGAAGAGGTAAGGGAGTCGACGTTTAGGCACTTAGCCAACGCAAGGAAGTACATGAAGGAGACTGTCGAGAGGCTGGGCGCAAAGTGCTCAAAACTAAACGTTGCTGGAGACACTTACACAATGCAGTGCGAGGGCGACTCAGTTAAGGTCTTTTTCGAGGTCAAGAGGGAGAGGATAAAGAGGGTAAAGAAGGAGACAGAGAAGAAAGAGGAGAAGAAACAAGAACAGAAATCAGAACAAAAAATCGTTGAAAATAAGGAACAGGGTTCCTAAAAACTTACATCATTACTACTTGTAAACGTGATAACAGCTCTTCCTTTGCCGTCTTCACTAGTCTCTCCAAGTCCTCAACTATTTTTCTGTACACGCTTTCCTTCTCTACCCAGTACACGTAGTTTGGCCTACCCTTCTGTTTGCCCTGCTCGTTTACCTTCTCTCTGTTGATTAGTCCCTTGTAAAGCAAGCTGTTTATGGACTTGCTTATTGACGCCTTAGTCACGTGCAGTTCGTTTGCCAGCTCGTCCGCGTACATCTTCTTGTCCTTGGCCATGAGTACGTGGAGCACCTCTACGTCGCTCCTTGAAACGCCGTACAGGAACGCTATTAGCTCGTGTAGCTCTACTTCCCTTCCGTCTGGAAATCTTATCTTTTCCGACATACTTATTCCCAAATTTTACATGTGCTTTTTTAACTTAAAAAATCAGCATATGATAAAATGTGAAAATAGTAAAATTAATCTATTTCTCTATATCTGTTCACATTTCTATACATATCTATAATATATTTACACAAACTTAGTGGAGAAATATGTACATTTATATTAATCGGTAAACTTCGTTAATATTAACTGAGTTAAACTTTCTCTCTCGTGGCATTAATAACCGCGTTTTTATTAAACGTAGTAAATATTATGTTATGGAGCTAAAGACCTATTGCGAGGAGTCCTACGTTAACGTGGTCCCCTTCTTGAGGGCAGCGATTATAAAGGCCTTGACGCGAAGGGGGTTCCCAGTAAAGAAGGCCGTGAAAGTGTTAGGCGTGTCCACGACGGCCTACGAGAGGCACGCCTGCGACGAGAGGGTTGACAGGATACTCAACGACGAGGAACTTGGGGACATGGTAGAGGCTTTAGCGTCAAGGATACTCGTAGGGGAGAGGATAGAGCCATCAACCTTCTGCGTCCTTTGCACCAGGTCGAGAAAGCTCTTTGGCCTCAAGGAGTGTACCTACTGAGGGGAAGGTTCCCTGTTTATTTTTTCCTTAGCATAGCGTTAAGCCTTACAATAGACGCCATTACGATCAAGAGACAGAGGATCAATATCATGGCTATGTTTAAGAAAAAGCCGTAGAGTGACGAGTCAGGGAAAGAGAACAAGTACTCCATGAACTGGTAGAACCATGGGATTGAGATTAGCCTGGAAAGCACTAAGAGGAGGAACATGACGGCCTTGCCCGTTGCTCGGTTCAACGTGAGGGCTAAGTCCATAGCAAAATAATGATGGTAATACATTAATAAATCTCTTCCAATGATAAAATACTTTGAAGGCTGCGCAGTTCTTGACGTTAAGTTCTGACCTCCTCCCAGCCCTGCGAGGGTTCTGCCTAGGTCTAAGGCGTTACTCCCCTTTATGGGAGATACCCCGTGATGTGAAGAGAAAGGAAAGAGCCAAAGCGTTGACAATCTTCCTTATTATAATGTTTAACGCTCCGCTAACGTCGCTGTGAAGTTTACGACCAAGAGGACAGCTATCGACACTCCTGGGATTTCTGTCAACCTTAACGTTATGGAAAGCGCAGAGCCGCGAAGTGTTATGCTCAATCACTAGGTATGTCTTTACGCCGTACTCGTAGAGTTTGTTCACTAACGCGCCAACTTGCGATAAGACCAAATTTGAAGTAAACTTGTTACCCTTATCCTAGGAATGAAGTAAGGATAGCCCAAGTAAACCGTGGAGACGCCAAAGACCACAAAGAGTTAGCCAAGTGAGATGCTAAAGTTCTGTAAATGAAGAAGCCCACGGTAAAGCTTAGTGACTCTTTTCCTTTCCCTCAGCACTTCTTCCCTATCACTTCTTTGGACCTTTTCTGTCTCGCTCTTCAGCTCGTCGAGT from Candidatus Aramenus sp. CH1 includes these protein-coding regions:
- a CDS encoding MarR family transcriptional regulator, which codes for MSEKIRFPDGREVELHELIAFLYGVSRSDVEVLHVLMAKDKKMYADELANELHVTKASISKSINSLLYKGLINREKVNEQGKQKGRPNYVYWVEKESVYRKIVEDLERLVKTAKEELLSRLQVVMM
- a CDS encoding transcriptional regulator → MELKTYCEESYVNVVPFLRAAIIKALTRRGFPVKKAVKVLGVSTTAYERHACDERVDRILNDEELGDMVEALASRILVGERIEPSTFCVLCTRSRKLFGLKECTY
- a CDS encoding DUF2258 domain-containing protein, which gives rise to MAEEQRDIERAEEYVQLTPRTTALGGNKFELSTGLIIAARYADKLRRVALVALSKIAPRDVIIRDISELNKKLFDEITQKNIGKLDVIRLVVVAEYEPEEKKIKFENVQIQRFYTEEQCKKMQEDVVKENQRLKEELDSVKKEIQHLMSIIK
- a CDS encoding transposase, which translates into the protein MNKLYEYGVKTYLVIEHNTSRLCAFHNVKVDRNPRSVDSCPLGRKLHSDVSGALNIIIRKIVNALALSFLFTSRGISHKGE